A stretch of the Vigna radiata var. radiata cultivar VC1973A chromosome 7, Vradiata_ver6, whole genome shotgun sequence genome encodes the following:
- the LOC106767616 gene encoding leukocyte receptor cluster member 1 has product MGGHGGLNILPQKRWNVYNYENREKVRRDEEQAAKEEQLKREQARKRDAEFRLERLRTARGLAPKLLPPGPESEPEPKPKPELEPEPSSDAGHINLFEGIKIFDPIQEPRKEDPPAKKKKKEEGGPKPAVVVGPEDEKYRLGYGLAGKGVQLPWYLRKPNDDVVKDESGDGDRRENKGEKKRKTMEELREERMKRERREKDRERALRHEKMQSHRDVSGSRRRVSR; this is encoded by the coding sequence ATGGGAGGTCACGGAGGTCTGAATATTCTCCCTCAGAAACGCTGGAACGTTTACAATTACGAGAACAGAGAGAAGGTTCGTCGCGACGAGGAGCAAGCCGCCAAAGAGGAACAGCTCAAGCGCGAGCAGGCTCGGAAGCGCGACGCCGAGTTCCGTCTCGAGCGTCTCCGCACCGCTCGAGGTTTGGCACCGAAGCTTCTCCCTCCTGGACCAGAATCCGAACCCGAACCCAAACCCAAACCCGAACTTGAGCCCGAGCCTTCTTCCGACGCTGGCCACATCAACCTTTTTGAAGGAATCAAGATTTTCGACCCAATTCAGGAGCCTCGGAAAGAGGATCCACcggcaaagaagaagaaaaaggaggaggGAGGACCCAAACCCGCCGTTGTTGTGGGTCCGGAGGATGAGAAGTATAGGCTTGGTTACGGGCTTGCCGGGAAGGGGGTTCAGTTACCGTGGTATCTTCGGAAACCTAATGATGACGTAGTGAAGGATGAAAGCGGTGACGGCGATAGGAGGGAGAATAAGggtgagaagaagaggaagacgatggAGGAGTTGAGGGAAGAGAGAATGAAAAGggagagaagagagaaggaCCGGGAGAGGGCTTTGAGACACGAGAAGATGCAGAGTCACAGAGATGTTTCTGGCAGTAGGAGGAGGGTCTCTAGATGA
- the LOC106765444 gene encoding uncharacterized protein LOC106765444, giving the protein MAITGCDSNGSMDATKFSQPMPWIGIYIAAASLACLLAMGADLILGIRGRKFWFPCKFFCLNATSLAIIAVAVKLSVDLNTPMPHRHDQLSKLSSSAMICTIMANSMPTLGITENKDTMMNLMAMAILVVTMIVNICIQFVTGVIYVFWVEHALVLLLMVILLMTMTSSAVSIPKIKHYFELKLRMNEEALRECSKVFASERNQIVNGLRDQLMKIWMMTHTSSPQFVLGRSVSCTASGAFCLLSTVTLGEAILRSYLMPRSFDFCYGDSDYKWSTILILIVQVAAVVVGTIAPAFRWFVAITYKCPNVRNKTCKRRFQVEGYWTTKLLSIKESPLGFRIRNRQSRKLAHDAKTLVMSFCIKLQVGIVLMSKATEYVSVTLMCWILTFFDKCKKFRSKLISTVSSVSSGTESRSAPKVDLRSFVLYLEGEEELVEVMLKQNRDATMHWVQVGEKKQPKLLIELLEKKCSFLQGFRGVETFDSDHVLSLHCAKAAYSWSLPLVTLASIVVALPNINRDAVKKLISTLNEALPFVKYIENNLDKERELYKLRSAAEIVWLGVDLYDKWLDVDLCELSLQYKSPKETLEQLADAAKTRYEKFKGKYKHICMKISPSLWPYKVSASHTMYRICKTALLNQELLRDNTSERAFEALTGMISDIVGACLSNLPFVISNKCLNSTIEEREDTVRNSVYILGKTKKIIEMIEKRAFPHVNFCQGTYIEDWRLMHKQKGFCHIFPSSLKDDTSLESDTPTDSPSSYDLCLNID; this is encoded by the coding sequence ATGGCAATAACCGGTTGTGATAGCAATGGATCCATGGATGCCACCAAGTTCAGCCAACCGATGCCATGGATTGGCATATACATAGCAGCAGCATCTCTTGCCTGTCTCCTAGCAATGGGTGCAGATCTCATACTCGGAATTCGAGGCCGCAAATTTTGGTTTCCTTGCAAATTCTTCTGTTTAAACGCCACTTCCTTGGCAATAATAGCTGTAGCAGTGAAGCTATCAGTGGATCTCAACACCCCTATGCCACACCGCCATGATCAGCTATCAAAACTCAGCAGCAGCGCCATGATCTGCACAATAATGGCCAATTCCATGCCAACTCTAGGGATCACCGAGAACAAAGACACCATGATGAACCTCATGGCCATGGCCATCCTTGTGGTTACCATGATTGTGAACATCTGCATCCAGTTTGTCACCGGTGTTATCTATGTGTTCTGGGTGGAACATGCCCTCGTCCTGCTCCTCATGGTGATTTTGTTGATGACCATGACCTCCTCAGCCGTGAGTATTCCAAAGATTAAGCACTATTTCGAGCTTAAACTTAGGATGAACGAAGAGGCACTTAGGGAGTGCTCAAAAGTGTTTGCCTCCGAGAGGAATCAAATCGTGAACGGACTCAGAGATCAACTGATGAAAATTTGGATGATGACCCACACAAGCAGCCCCCAATTTGTTCTTGGAAGGTCAGTGTCTTGTACTGCTTCTGGTGCCTTTTGTCTTCTAAGTACCGTGACGTTAGGAGAGGCCATTCTTCGATCTTACTTGATGCCGCGGTCGTTTGATTTTTGCTACGGTGACTCTGACTACAAGTGGTCCACCATCTTAATTCTCATAGTTCAGGTTGCTGCAGTGGTGGTGGGTACTATTGCTCCTGCCTTTAGATGGTTCGTTGCCATAACCTATAAGTGCCCAAATGTGAGGAACAAGACCTGCAAGAGAAGGTTCCAAGTTGAAGGGTACTGGACTACCAAGCTACTCTCAATTAAAGAAAGCCCTCTAGGCTTTCGAATTCGTAACAGGCAGTCCAGAAAGCTGGCCCATGATGCAAAAACTCTTGTAATGTCTTTCTGCATCAAACTTCAGGTGGGGATTGTGCTAATGAGTAAAGCCACCGAGTACGTTTCAGTAACCCTCATGTGCTGGATCTTGACATTTTTTGATAAGTGCAAGAAGTTCAGATCAAAACTTATTTCTACTGTTTCGAGCGTCAGCTCGGGAACAGAATCAAGGTCTGCTCCGAAGGTGGATCTTAGATCATTTGTTTTGTATCTTGAAGGTGAGGAAGAGTTAGTTGAGGTGATGCTGAAACAGAATCGTGATGCCACTATGCACTGGGTTCAAGTAGGAGAGAAAAAGCAGCCAAAACTTCTTATTGAGTTATTGGAGAAGAAATGTTCTTTCTTGCAGGGATTCAGGGGAGTGGAAACATTTGACAGCGACCATGTTCTTTCTTTGCATTGTGCAAAAGCAGCATATAGTTGGTCACTTCCTCTGGTGACACTAGCTAGCATTGTAGTGGCACTGCCAAACATCAATAGGGATGCAGTCAAAAAATTGATAAGCACTCTAAATGAAGCACTCCCCTTTGTCAAGTACATAGAAAATAACCTGGACAAAGAAAGAGAATTGTATAAACTCAGGTCAGCGGCAGAAATTGTTTGGCTTGGAGTTGATCTATATGATAAGTGGCTAGATGTGGATCTTTGTGAGCTCTCACTTCAATATAAGAGCCCCAAAGAGACACTTGAGCAACTAGCCGATGCTGCAAAAACCAGGTATGAAAAATTTAAAGGCAAATATAAGCATATATGCATGAAGATAAGCCCTTCATTATGGCCCTACAAAGTATCCGCATCTCACACTATGTACAGAATATGCAAAACTGCTCTCTTAAATCAAGAACTATTAAGAGATAACACAAGTGAGAGGGCCTTTGAAGCACTTACAGGGATGATTTCTGATATAGTGGGTGCATGTCTCAGCAATTTACCCTTCGTTATTTCCAACAAGTGTTTGAATAGCACTATTGAAGAGAGAGAGGACACTGTGAGAAATTCAGTTTACATTCTTGGCAAGACCAAGAAGATTATAGAAATGATAGAAAAGAGAGCATTTCCCCATGTCAATTTCTGCCAAGGGACCTACATCGAAGATTGGCGTTTAATGCATAAGCAAAAAGGTTTTTGTCACATATTTCCATCTTCACTGAAGGATGACACTTCACTGGAGAGCGACACTCCTACAGATTCGCCCTCTTCATATGATCTTTGCCTAAATATTGACTAA